A genomic stretch from Amycolatopsis sp. 195334CR includes:
- a CDS encoding cation-translocating P-type ATPase, with translation MSDACCGDEQPVAAVHEPLWRELRFALVSGVFLLAGLATGWFGGPRPVELGLEVLALLAGGYTFVPSTLRRLVKGKIGVGTLMTIAAVGAVVLGEVGEAAMLAFLFSISEGLEEYSLARTRRGLRALLSLVPERATVMRGGTEAVVSPAELRLGDRMLVRPGERIATDGVVGDGRTALDVSAITGESVPVEAGPGDEVFAGSINGTGVLEVEVTATAEDNSLARIVRIVEAEQARKGAAQRLADRMARPLVPGIMAAAVLIAVLGAVFGDPAIWVERALVVLVAASPCALAISVPVAVVAAVGAASRSGVLVKGGAALEALGRVRGVALDKTGTLTANRPAVVEVVGDPGVLRWAAALEARSEHPLARAILDAASDVEPASDVEAVPGAGLTGHFDGRKVRLGRPGWLEPGEFAADVRRLQEAGATAVLVEYDGRVAGTIAVRDELRPEAAEVVARLRRDGYQVAMLTGDNHATAGALAAEAGIDEVHAELRPEDKARLVADRRSTAMVGDGVNDAPALATAEVGIAMGAMGTDVAIETADVALMGEDLRHLPRAFAHARHARRIMRQNVGVSLGLIIVLMPLALFGVLGLAAVVLVHELAEVVVIANGVRAGRSGKGAF, from the coding sequence ATGAGCGACGCGTGCTGCGGCGACGAGCAGCCGGTCGCCGCCGTGCACGAGCCGCTGTGGCGGGAACTCCGATTCGCCCTGGTGTCCGGGGTGTTCCTGCTGGCCGGGCTGGCCACGGGCTGGTTCGGCGGGCCACGGCCGGTCGAACTCGGGCTGGAAGTGCTGGCGTTGCTCGCCGGTGGCTACACCTTCGTGCCGTCGACGCTGCGGCGGCTGGTCAAGGGCAAGATCGGCGTCGGCACGCTGATGACCATCGCCGCGGTCGGGGCGGTGGTGCTCGGCGAGGTCGGCGAAGCCGCGATGCTGGCTTTCCTGTTCTCGATCAGCGAGGGGCTGGAGGAGTACTCGCTGGCCAGGACTCGCCGTGGTCTGCGAGCGCTGCTGTCGCTGGTCCCCGAGCGGGCGACCGTGATGCGCGGCGGCACGGAAGCCGTGGTGTCTCCGGCGGAGTTGCGGCTCGGGGACCGGATGCTGGTCCGGCCGGGGGAGCGGATCGCCACCGACGGCGTGGTCGGGGACGGTCGCACCGCGCTGGACGTCTCCGCGATCACCGGTGAGTCCGTGCCGGTCGAGGCCGGGCCGGGGGACGAGGTGTTCGCCGGTTCGATCAACGGCACCGGCGTGCTGGAGGTCGAGGTCACCGCCACCGCCGAGGACAACTCGCTGGCGCGGATCGTGCGGATCGTGGAGGCCGAGCAGGCCAGGAAGGGCGCGGCCCAGCGGCTGGCCGATCGGATGGCCCGGCCGCTGGTGCCCGGCATCATGGCCGCCGCCGTGCTGATCGCCGTGCTCGGTGCGGTGTTCGGTGATCCGGCCATCTGGGTCGAGCGCGCGCTGGTCGTGCTGGTCGCCGCTTCCCCCTGTGCGCTGGCGATTTCGGTGCCGGTGGCGGTGGTCGCGGCGGTCGGTGCGGCCAGCCGGTCCGGCGTGCTGGTCAAGGGCGGGGCCGCGCTCGAAGCACTCGGCCGGGTGCGCGGGGTGGCGCTGGACAAGACCGGCACGCTCACCGCGAACCGGCCCGCGGTGGTCGAGGTCGTCGGTGATCCCGGCGTGCTGCGGTGGGCGGCCGCGCTGGAGGCCCGCAGTGAACACCCGCTCGCCCGCGCGATCCTCGACGCGGCTTCGGACGTCGAGCCGGCTTCGGACGTCGAGGCGGTTCCCGGCGCCGGGCTGACCGGCCACTTCGATGGGCGGAAGGTCCGGCTGGGCCGTCCCGGTTGGCTGGAACCGGGCGAGTTCGCCGCGGACGTGCGGCGCCTGCAGGAGGCGGGCGCGACCGCGGTCCTGGTGGAGTACGACGGCCGGGTCGCCGGGACCATCGCCGTGCGCGACGAGCTGCGTCCCGAAGCCGCCGAGGTCGTCGCGCGGCTTCGTCGAGACGGCTACCAGGTCGCGATGCTCACCGGCGACAACCACGCCACCGCCGGGGCGCTGGCCGCGGAAGCCGGGATCGACGAGGTCCACGCCGAACTGCGCCCGGAGGACAAGGCGCGCCTGGTGGCCGACCGGCGCTCGACGGCGATGGTGGGCGACGGCGTCAACGACGCACCCGCCCTCGCCACGGCCGAGGTCGGCATCGCGATGGGCGCGATGGGCACGGACGTGGCGATCGAGACCGCCGACGTCGCGCTCATGGGGGAGGACCTGCGGCACCTGCCGCGCGCGTTCGCCCACGCCCGGCACGCGCGGCGGATCATGCGGCAGAACGTCGGCGTGTCCCTGGGATTGATCATCGTGCTGATGCCGCTCGCGTTGTTCGGGGTCCTGGGCCTGGCCGCGGTGGTGCTCGTGCACGAACTGGCGGAGGTCGTCGTCATCGCCAACGGCGTGCGCGCCGGGCGATCGGGGAAGGGAGCGTTCTGA
- a CDS encoding isoprenylcysteine carboxylmethyltransferase family protein, with product MAVAALVAYVVYLVLAFGMRSVQQYRRTGDIGFRGVSGRPGSLEWWGGVLFVLAVLFGLAAPILQLAGVLSPLLDNAVVHVVGAVLAVAGIAGTLAAQQSMGASWRIGVDRAETTALVTTGAFGFARNPIFTAMIAAGAGIGALAPNPLAVGAVVALVAAIEIQVRAVEEPYLLASHGSAYRDYATHVGRFLPGLGRLA from the coding sequence ATGGCTGTGGCCGCTTTGGTGGCGTACGTGGTCTATCTGGTGCTGGCGTTCGGGATGCGCAGTGTCCAGCAGTACCGGCGCACGGGCGACATCGGTTTCCGCGGGGTGAGCGGGCGCCCCGGTTCGCTCGAATGGTGGGGTGGTGTGCTGTTCGTGCTCGCCGTCCTGTTCGGACTCGCGGCGCCGATCCTGCAGCTGGCCGGTGTGCTGTCCCCGTTGCTGGACAACGCGGTCGTGCACGTCGTGGGGGCGGTGCTGGCGGTGGCCGGGATCGCGGGCACGCTGGCGGCGCAGCAGAGCATGGGGGCGTCGTGGCGGATCGGGGTCGACCGGGCCGAGACGACGGCACTGGTCACCACGGGCGCATTCGGCTTCGCGCGCAACCCGATCTTCACCGCGATGATCGCCGCCGGTGCCGGGATCGGCGCGCTGGCACCGAACCCGCTCGCCGTGGGGGCGGTGGTGGCGCTGGTGGCCGCGATCGAGATCCAGGTCCGGGCGGTGGAGGAGCCGTACCTGCTGGCGTCCCACGGCAGCGCCTACCGGGACTACGCCACGCACGTCGGCCGCTTCCTGCCCGGGCTGGGGCGCCTCGCGTGA
- a CDS encoding amidohydrolase family protein yields MLVDAHVHVVDFLQDRLTPAAFARKLADAGVDRAVVCGLPVKKKWPLNEPRKPGYYLDGNAPCQYYSLTDELVASLHAELPDDLGSRVAPTMCGFDPTDRLAIEHVELVWSRHDTWRGIGEVMLRHDDLTNLTRGENPCADHLALDPVFDFAAEREVPIAIHHDSSSPGRPGEHEYVDQLAGMLRRHPRTAVVWCHAGVSRRVEPQDQGKVVADLLEQHPRLHVDLSWALLDHILDDGRLVPRWRELVVAHPDRFVCGSDIVGPHSDWKAEVARLAQLLDDLPSAARQAVAGENALRLWWQE; encoded by the coding sequence ATGCTCGTCGACGCGCATGTCCACGTGGTGGACTTCCTGCAGGACCGGCTCACCCCGGCGGCCTTCGCGCGGAAGCTGGCGGACGCCGGAGTGGACCGCGCGGTGGTGTGCGGGTTGCCGGTGAAGAAGAAGTGGCCGCTCAACGAGCCGCGCAAACCCGGCTACTACCTCGACGGCAACGCGCCGTGCCAGTACTACTCGCTGACCGACGAGCTGGTGGCGAGCCTGCACGCCGAACTGCCGGACGACCTGGGCAGCCGGGTGGCGCCGACGATGTGCGGGTTCGACCCCACCGACCGCCTCGCGATCGAGCACGTGGAGCTGGTGTGGTCGCGGCACGACACGTGGCGGGGCATCGGCGAGGTCATGCTCCGCCACGACGACCTGACCAACCTGACCAGGGGCGAGAACCCGTGCGCGGACCACCTCGCGCTCGACCCGGTCTTCGACTTCGCCGCCGAGCGCGAGGTGCCAATCGCGATCCACCACGACAGCAGTTCGCCGGGACGGCCGGGGGAACACGAGTACGTCGACCAGCTGGCCGGGATGCTGCGGCGGCACCCGCGCACCGCGGTCGTCTGGTGCCACGCCGGCGTTTCCCGCCGGGTGGAGCCGCAGGACCAGGGCAAGGTGGTCGCCGACCTGCTCGAACAGCACCCCCGGCTGCACGTGGACCTGTCGTGGGCGCTGCTCGACCACATCCTCGACGACGGGCGGCTGGTCCCGCGGTGGCGGGAGCTGGTCGTGGCGCACCCGGACCGGTTCGTCTGCGGCAGCGACATCGTCGGCCCGCACTCGGACTGGAAGGCCGAAGTGGCGCGGCTCGCCCAGCTGCTCGACGACCTGCCTTCCGCCGCACGCCAAGCCGTCGCCGGCGAAAACGCGCTACGACTCTGGTGGCAGGAGTAA
- a CDS encoding MFS transporter: MCACVVLVVGMVAAINLAVPMLAASELHPSAPALVWLVDTYVIFFACLVIPGGAAGDRFGRKGVLLTGLGLFAAGALLSAIAPDVPILLAGRAVTGIGAAAVLPNTLAVLLHAVPAERKGATIATWASMTGIGGVAGNVGGGAILTGGSWRWLFAAAVPLALVLAALTARIAPVSSRHDRRLDPLGAALFVGASVALLVGIVQGPEAGWGSTIVLSGFAGSAVLFAAWVFVELRTEHPLLDPRLFRIAGLRSACLGMTTVFFGMFALFYVNASFLQYGKGFGVLGTGLGIIPLTVPLILGGPHAGRVARRIGLDATLVLAFACVGGGLLGLSTSDTQTPYPAYAAWLVVTGIGVTLALPTLSGVITGSLPPSQTGVGTGLQATTREFGSALGVAVIGTVLTARFTAELPPDVHARTVAQALAAHPGRAHEIVSAFVTGASTGLRVLGVAVLVLGGLVVLQSLLSRRGADAATADLP, encoded by the coding sequence CTGTGCGCCTGCGTCGTGCTGGTCGTCGGCATGGTCGCGGCGATCAACCTCGCCGTGCCGATGCTCGCCGCGAGCGAGCTGCACCCGTCGGCCCCGGCACTGGTCTGGCTCGTCGACACCTACGTGATCTTCTTCGCCTGCCTGGTGATCCCCGGCGGCGCGGCCGGTGACCGCTTCGGGCGCAAGGGCGTGCTGCTGACCGGGCTCGGGCTGTTCGCCGCGGGCGCGCTGCTCTCCGCGATCGCCCCCGACGTGCCGATCCTCCTCGCCGGACGGGCCGTCACCGGCATCGGCGCCGCCGCTGTGCTGCCCAACACACTCGCCGTGCTGCTGCACGCCGTACCCGCCGAACGCAAGGGTGCGACGATCGCCACCTGGGCGTCGATGACCGGGATCGGCGGGGTCGCCGGGAACGTCGGCGGTGGCGCGATCCTGACCGGCGGGTCGTGGCGCTGGCTGTTCGCGGCCGCCGTCCCGCTCGCGCTGGTGCTCGCCGCGCTCACCGCCCGGATCGCGCCGGTGTCGTCCCGGCACGACCGCCGCCTCGACCCGCTCGGCGCGGCGTTGTTCGTCGGTGCCTCGGTCGCCCTGCTGGTCGGCATCGTGCAGGGCCCGGAGGCAGGCTGGGGCAGCACGATCGTGCTCAGCGGGTTCGCCGGTTCCGCGGTGCTCTTCGCCGCCTGGGTGTTCGTCGAACTGCGGACCGAGCACCCGCTGCTCGACCCCCGCCTGTTCCGGATCGCGGGCCTGCGCAGCGCCTGCCTCGGCATGACCACGGTGTTCTTCGGCATGTTCGCGCTGTTCTACGTCAACGCCTCGTTCCTCCAGTACGGCAAGGGGTTCGGCGTGCTGGGCACCGGGCTCGGGATCATCCCGCTGACCGTGCCGCTGATCCTCGGCGGGCCGCACGCCGGCCGCGTGGCCCGGCGCATCGGCCTCGACGCCACCCTGGTGCTGGCGTTCGCCTGCGTCGGCGGCGGCCTGCTTGGACTGTCCACAAGCGACACCCAAACCCCGTATCCCGCCTACGCGGCCTGGCTGGTGGTGACCGGCATCGGCGTGACGCTGGCCCTGCCGACGCTCTCCGGCGTCATCACCGGCTCGCTGCCGCCGTCGCAGACCGGCGTCGGCACGGGTTTGCAGGCCACCACCCGCGAATTCGGCAGCGCGCTCGGGGTCGCCGTGATCGGCACGGTGCTCACCGCCCGCTTCACCGCCGAACTCCCGCCCGATGTGCACGCCAGGACCGTGGCCCAGGCGCTCGCCGCGCACCCCGGACGCGCCCACGAAATCGTCAGCGCGTTCGTCACCGGCGCCAGCACCGGGTTGCGGGTGCTCGGCGTGGCCGTGCTCGTCCTCGGCGGGCTCGTCGTCCTGCAGTCGCTGCTGTCCCGGCGCGGTGCGGATGCCGCTACCGCCGATCTTCCTTAG
- a CDS encoding thymidylate synthase, with amino-acid sequence MPDTQYEDLLRHVLDTGARKGDRTGTGTRSIFGHQLRYRLSDGFPLVTTKKVHFRSIAYELLWFLRGDSNVNWLREHGVSIWDEWAAPDGDLGPIYGVQWRSWPTPDGGQIDQLAEVLRALRENPDSRRIIVSAWNVADIPRMALPPCHAFFQFYVADGRLSCQLYQRSADLFLGVPFNIASYALLTHMLAEQSGLEVGDFVWTGGDCHIYDNHEEQVRTQLARDARPFPSLSLKPADSLFDYSYEHIALDGYDPHPGIKAPVAV; translated from the coding sequence ATGCCCGACACGCAGTACGAAGACCTCCTCCGCCACGTCCTCGACACCGGCGCGCGCAAGGGGGACCGCACCGGCACGGGCACGCGGTCGATCTTCGGGCACCAGCTCCGCTACCGGCTCTCCGACGGCTTCCCGCTGGTCACCACCAAGAAAGTGCACTTCCGCTCGATCGCGTACGAGCTGCTGTGGTTCCTGCGCGGCGACTCGAACGTGAACTGGCTGCGTGAGCACGGCGTCTCGATCTGGGACGAGTGGGCGGCCCCCGACGGCGACCTCGGACCGATCTACGGCGTGCAGTGGCGGTCGTGGCCGACCCCGGACGGCGGCCAGATCGACCAGCTCGCCGAGGTGCTGCGCGCGCTGCGGGAGAACCCCGATTCGCGGCGGATCATCGTCTCCGCGTGGAACGTCGCCGACATCCCGAGGATGGCGCTGCCGCCGTGCCACGCGTTCTTCCAGTTCTACGTCGCGGACGGCAGGCTGTCGTGCCAGCTGTACCAGCGCAGCGCCGACCTGTTCCTCGGCGTGCCGTTCAACATCGCCAGCTACGCGCTGCTCACGCACATGCTCGCCGAGCAGTCGGGCCTGGAGGTCGGCGACTTCGTCTGGACCGGTGGCGACTGCCACATCTACGACAACCACGAGGAGCAGGTCCGCACGCAGCTCGCCCGTGACGCGCGGCCGTTCCCCTCGCTGAGCCTGAAGCCGGCGGACAGCCTGTTCGACTACAGCTACGAGCACATCGCGCTGGACGGCTACGACCCGCATCCCGGCATCAAGGCGCCGGTGGCGGTGTGA
- a CDS encoding dihydrofolate reductase has translation MIGLIWAQSSTGVIGRDGTLPWHLPEDLKHFRAVTSGATVLMGRRTWESLPPRFRPLPGRRNLVLSSTPQAGAETFPDLAEALAAVSGDVWVIGGAAVYRAALPIADRVEVTEIQEPFDGDTYAPDVGRAPDSIGAWQESTTGLHYRFLSWA, from the coding sequence GTGATCGGGCTGATCTGGGCGCAGTCCTCGACCGGGGTCATCGGCCGCGACGGCACGCTGCCGTGGCACCTGCCCGAGGACCTGAAGCACTTCCGCGCGGTGACCTCGGGCGCGACCGTGCTGATGGGCCGCCGCACCTGGGAGTCGCTGCCGCCGCGGTTCCGGCCGCTGCCCGGCCGGCGCAACCTCGTGCTGTCGAGCACCCCGCAGGCGGGCGCGGAAACTTTTCCCGACCTGGCGGAAGCCCTGGCGGCGGTGTCCGGGGACGTGTGGGTGATCGGCGGCGCGGCGGTGTACCGCGCGGCCCTGCCGATCGCGGACCGCGTCGAGGTCACCGAGATCCAGGAGCCCTTCGACGGCGACACCTACGCGCCGGACGTCGGGCGCGCGCCGGACTCGATCGGGGCGTGGCAGGAGTCCACGACCGGCCTGCACTACCGGTTCCTGAGCTGGGCCTGA
- a CDS encoding Lrp/AsnC family transcriptional regulator — protein MNLRLLDELHDDPRLSMSALGRRVGMSAPAVTERVQRLERAGVITGFRMEVDPAALGLPVTAFVRIRPGPGQLPKIVAAAQETPQVVECFRITGEDCFLLKVHGPSIAQLEAVLDQFLMFGQTTTSIVVSEPVPRRPLPVQAQLRNR, from the coding sequence GTGAACCTGCGCCTGCTCGACGAGCTGCACGACGACCCGCGGCTGTCCATGTCCGCGCTCGGCCGCCGCGTCGGCATGTCGGCGCCGGCGGTCACCGAACGCGTCCAGCGCCTGGAGCGCGCCGGGGTGATCACCGGCTTCCGGATGGAGGTCGACCCGGCCGCGCTCGGCCTGCCGGTGACCGCCTTCGTGCGCATCCGCCCCGGCCCCGGTCAGCTCCCCAAGATCGTCGCGGCGGCGCAGGAGACCCCGCAGGTGGTCGAGTGCTTCCGGATCACCGGGGAGGACTGCTTCCTGCTCAAGGTGCACGGGCCGTCGATCGCGCAGCTCGAAGCGGTGCTCGACCAGTTCCTCATGTTCGGGCAGACGACCACCTCGATCGTCGTGTCCGAGCCGGTCCCGCGCCGCCCGCTACCGGTTCAGGCCCAGCTCAGGAACCGGTAG
- a CDS encoding DMT family transporter yields MARAYFVVSAVFHYLGPAFAVLLFARVDVLGVAWLRIAGAAVVLALWRRPWRLFRRLTPELLGLGVVLAAMNTAFYLAIERLPLATVGAIEFLGPVLLAAIGVRTGRNALALVLAVAGVLALTDLQLTGAPLGFAFLNCGLFVLYLVLGHRIANSGVSGVDRLAVAMSIAAVVATPFCLGAAVPAFGSPVALLAGFGVAVCSSVIPYVADQLAMARLPRSTFALMLSLLPAVATLIGVVVLAQLPTAGEAAGIALIAGAVLIHQETKEN; encoded by the coding sequence ATGGCCAGGGCGTACTTCGTCGTCAGCGCGGTTTTCCACTATCTGGGGCCCGCTTTCGCCGTGCTGCTGTTCGCCCGCGTCGACGTGCTCGGCGTGGCCTGGCTGCGGATCGCCGGCGCGGCGGTGGTGCTCGCGCTGTGGCGGCGGCCGTGGCGGCTGTTCCGGCGGCTCACCCCGGAGCTGCTCGGGCTCGGGGTGGTGCTCGCGGCCATGAACACGGCGTTCTACCTGGCCATCGAGCGGCTGCCGCTGGCCACCGTCGGGGCGATCGAGTTCCTCGGCCCGGTCCTGCTCGCCGCGATCGGGGTGCGGACCGGGCGGAACGCGCTCGCCCTCGTGCTCGCCGTGGCCGGGGTGCTCGCGCTGACCGACCTCCAGCTGACCGGTGCGCCGCTCGGGTTCGCCTTCCTCAACTGCGGGCTGTTCGTGCTCTACCTCGTGCTGGGACACCGGATCGCGAACAGCGGGGTCTCCGGGGTCGACCGGCTCGCCGTCGCGATGTCGATCGCCGCGGTGGTCGCGACCCCGTTCTGCCTCGGCGCGGCGGTCCCGGCTTTCGGCAGTCCGGTGGCGCTGCTGGCCGGGTTCGGGGTGGCCGTGTGCTCGTCGGTCATCCCGTACGTGGCCGACCAGCTGGCCATGGCGCGGTTACCGCGGAGCACGTTCGCGCTGATGCTGAGCCTGCTCCCGGCGGTCGCGACGCTGATCGGGGTGGTGGTGCTCGCCCAGCTGCCCACCGCCGGGGAGGCCGCGGGCATCGCGCTGATCGCCGGTGCCGTGCTCATTCACCAGGAAACCAAGGAGAACTGA
- a CDS encoding aldo/keto reductase, with product MEYTRLGRSGLTVSRICLGMMSYADRGSWAWMLDEEAAEPIVRQAVESGVTFFDTADMYSDGASEVLTGRLLAKLFPRREDYVLATKVYFPTGAGPNDKGLSRKHIMAAIDSSLDRLGVDHVDLYQIHRWDYDTPIEETMEALDDVVSAGKARYLGASSMFAWQFAKAQHVAEAHGWTRFVSMQNHYNLVYREEEREMLPLCRDQGVGAIPWSPLARGLLTGSRDRGGAGVTARSGSDPIADAMYTDDDFDVVDAVRALAAARDLPPARIALAWLLGRSGVTAPIIGATKPRHLEDAVAALEVALDPDEVAALEAPYRPHAVLGHQ from the coding sequence ATGGAGTACACCCGCTTGGGCAGGTCCGGGCTGACCGTGTCGCGGATCTGCCTCGGCATGATGAGCTACGCCGATCGGGGTTCGTGGGCGTGGATGCTCGACGAGGAGGCGGCGGAACCGATCGTGCGGCAGGCGGTCGAGTCGGGGGTGACCTTCTTCGACACCGCGGACATGTACTCGGACGGGGCGAGCGAGGTGCTGACCGGGCGGTTGCTCGCGAAGCTGTTCCCGCGCCGGGAGGACTACGTGCTGGCGACGAAGGTCTACTTCCCGACGGGTGCCGGGCCGAACGACAAGGGCTTGTCGCGCAAGCACATCATGGCCGCCATCGATTCCTCTTTGGACAGGCTGGGGGTGGACCACGTCGACCTGTACCAGATCCACCGGTGGGATTACGACACACCGATCGAGGAGACGATGGAGGCGCTCGACGACGTGGTGTCCGCCGGGAAGGCGAGGTACCTCGGGGCGTCGAGCATGTTCGCGTGGCAGTTCGCCAAGGCGCAGCACGTCGCGGAGGCGCACGGCTGGACGCGGTTCGTGTCGATGCAGAACCACTACAACCTCGTGTACCGGGAGGAGGAACGGGAAATGCTGCCGCTGTGCCGGGATCAGGGGGTCGGTGCCATTCCGTGGAGCCCGCTGGCGCGCGGCCTGCTCACCGGCTCCCGCGACCGCGGTGGCGCGGGAGTCACCGCGCGGTCGGGTTCGGACCCCATCGCCGACGCCATGTACACCGACGACGACTTCGACGTGGTCGACGCAGTCCGCGCCCTCGCCGCGGCGCGGGACCTGCCGCCCGCGCGGATCGCACTGGCCTGGCTGCTGGGGCGTTCCGGGGTCACCGCCCCGATCATCGGCGCCACGAAGCCCCGGCACTTGGAGGACGCCGTCGCCGCGCTGGAGGTGGCACTGGACCCGGACGAGGTGGCGGCGCTGGAGGCGCCTTACCGGCCACACGCCGTGCTCGGGCACCAGTGA
- a CDS encoding HAD domain-containing protein, whose translation MSEFSRTPAGADRSPLLFLDVDGPLIPFGLTAYPALGPPDDSNPLLSRLDPGHGPRLAALACDLLWATTWMHDANEIIAPRLGLPELAVVAWPEPSAVDDLDERAGLHWKTRALVDRAGGRPFAWVDDEITDVDRAWVSAHHRGSALLHRVDPRYGLTDADYTALEGWLGKAF comes from the coding sequence ATGAGCGAGTTCAGCAGGACCCCCGCGGGCGCGGACCGAAGCCCGCTGCTCTTCCTCGACGTCGACGGGCCGCTGATCCCGTTCGGCCTCACGGCGTACCCGGCCCTGGGCCCCCCGGACGACTCGAACCCGCTGCTGTCCCGGCTCGATCCCGGCCACGGCCCGCGACTGGCGGCACTGGCGTGCGACCTGCTCTGGGCCACCACCTGGATGCACGACGCCAACGAGATCATCGCTCCCCGGCTCGGTCTGCCGGAGCTGGCCGTGGTCGCCTGGCCGGAACCGTCCGCTGTGGACGATCTGGACGAACGCGCGGGGTTGCACTGGAAGACCCGCGCGCTCGTCGACCGGGCCGGAGGGCGACCCTTCGCCTGGGTCGACGACGAGATCACCGACGTCGATCGGGCCTGGGTTTCCGCGCACCACCGGGGATCCGCGCTGTTGCACCGCGTCGATCCCCGGTACGGGCTGACCGACGCCGACTACACCGCCCTCGAAGGTTGGCTGGGCAAGGCTTTCTGA
- a CDS encoding AI-2E family transporter, which produces MSLDAVKTRAVLRTSARVSLQMLVVLVLTGVVLWLLGRMWSVVWPVVIALLITTLTWPIARFLRRRRWPAALAAASVTVLFLLVVTGIVLLIVLPVASQSGALADGVVDGIEQLREWAAGPPLNIGEAQISGALDTAVTRIQDSVGSILTATATGVGTVANGLVTAVLSVFLMFFFLKDGPRFLPWLGRQLPGRLATDVPVVAERCWGTLGSFVRSQAFVGLLDAVFIGLGLWIVGVPLVLPLAVLTFVAAFVPIIGALFAGAVAVLIALVFNGWVEALIVLGIIIVVQQLEGNVFQPMLQSRGLGLHAGVVLLAVTLGGSLAGITGSLLAVPVAAMFAVIWTYVRDQLSTTPEVEEEPAETA; this is translated from the coding sequence ATGTCGCTGGATGCCGTGAAGACCCGCGCCGTGCTGCGCACCTCGGCGCGGGTTTCCCTGCAGATGCTGGTGGTGCTGGTGCTGACCGGGGTGGTGCTGTGGCTGCTCGGCCGGATGTGGTCGGTGGTCTGGCCGGTGGTGATCGCGCTGCTGATCACCACGCTCACCTGGCCGATCGCCCGGTTCCTCCGCCGGCGGCGCTGGCCCGCCGCGCTGGCCGCGGCCTCGGTGACGGTGTTGTTCCTGCTGGTGGTCACCGGAATCGTGCTGCTCATCGTGCTCCCGGTGGCGAGCCAGTCCGGCGCGCTGGCCGACGGGGTGGTCGACGGCATCGAGCAACTGCGGGAGTGGGCGGCCGGGCCGCCGCTGAACATCGGCGAGGCGCAGATCAGCGGCGCGCTGGACACGGCGGTGACCCGCATCCAGGACAGCGTCGGCAGCATTCTCACCGCGACCGCCACCGGTGTCGGCACGGTGGCCAACGGGCTGGTGACCGCGGTGCTGTCGGTGTTCCTGATGTTCTTCTTCCTCAAGGACGGCCCGCGGTTCCTGCCGTGGCTGGGCCGTCAGCTGCCGGGACGCCTCGCCACCGACGTGCCGGTCGTGGCCGAGCGGTGCTGGGGAACGCTCGGTTCGTTCGTGCGGTCCCAGGCATTCGTCGGCCTGCTCGACGCGGTGTTCATCGGGCTCGGGCTGTGGATCGTCGGGGTGCCGCTGGTGCTGCCGCTGGCCGTGCTGACCTTCGTCGCGGCGTTCGTGCCGATCATCGGCGCGCTGTTCGCCGGGGCGGTGGCGGTGCTCATCGCCCTGGTGTTCAACGGCTGGGTCGAGGCGCTGATCGTGCTCGGCATCATCATCGTGGTGCAGCAGCTGGAGGGGAACGTGTTCCAGCCGATGCTGCAGAGCCGCGGGCTCGGCCTGCACGCCGGGGTGGTGCTGCTGGCGGTGACGCTGGGCGGGAGCCTGGCGGGCATCACCGGGAGCCTGCTCGCCGTCCCGGTGGCGGCGATGTTCGCGGTGATCTGGACCTACGTCCGGGACCAGCTGAGCACCACGCCGGAGGTCGAGGAGGAGCCGGCCGAAACCGCCTGA